The following coding sequences lie in one Apium graveolens cultivar Ventura chromosome 1, ASM990537v1, whole genome shotgun sequence genomic window:
- the LOC141676562 gene encoding protein NETWORKED 1A-like — MSTALLHSESRRLYSWWWDSHISPKNSKWLQENLTDMDAKVKAMIKLIEEDADSFARRAEMYYKKRPELMKLVEEFYRAYRALAERYDHATGELRQAHRTMTEAFPNQVPFELADESPSGSAHVTEPHTPKMPHPIRALFGPDDLHKDAAGISSSDLHSVKSGSSFGDSDAVINKKGLKQLYEMFGSGEVLPHNMKFAEGAVGKAGRNHDIEEKEKSLHDDSHVSEENQSLKMKLISESDRASKAENEVENLKKVLVDMQAEKEAVVSQYQQSLETLSSLEGEITCAENDSRRLKEEASKAESELFQLKEAIVKLEAERDAGLIENKNCLEKISSLEVMVSHAQEEAKGLDERTFKAEFEAQSLKTELLKLESEKEVGLLQFKQCLEKISILEKKVFLAEEDARRLTQQAERAQTEVEQLKTTLAEVTAEKESTSLKYNLCLEKISALETKISCAQEDIRRLNNDILLGTTKLSIAEGKSDLLEKSNQTLRLEADNLVKKIASKDRELSEKLGELEKLQVCVQDERVRYDQVEASLCTLQNMYSHSQEEQISLALELENGLRILKEMEMCKNGLEEEVRKYKDENQSLTEVNSSSTSSITDMQVEISGLTRLKERLEEEVTSQLGKSKSLQQEICCLKKEITGLDTGYQTLIKQLELAGLNPECVGTSVKELQDDNLKLRQIFESEIAEKEILLKKSAKMEELLMKNASLESLLSAVNGKLEGSNERANELQESCNILHAEKSSLATEKSLILSQLQIITENMQKLLERNTFLENSLSSANVDIEGLRTKSKSLEDLCQLLGNEKANLISERSALAAQLETVGQRLDNMERKFTEFEEKYAGLEKEKDSTHSQLEDLRVSFRVEKQERASLLHWRESHLASLENQVHLLQEECRCRNKEYQEELDKAVVSQFEIFMLQKFVKDMEEKNCMLWTECQKHIDASKYAEKLITELENENLEQQMEGDLLVVEIEKLRLGIYQIFEALEDGPDNGTDEKNKNEQIFVHHILEDVSNMKHSLSQISDDKQQLVVENSVLVALLEQLRLEGVEVVSQKKNLDEALKTVTEKSFVVQSEWQNLFEMNRQLRTELSMEKDHVDLLITDVQSLRVKQACMECAYLELQEEYSQVLEENRTLLQKFSDLKEEKFILEEENNTVLLEMLKSDCIATVYEGFRTEDAEELRVLVEDLNNLHGVHIELEEEASTLREKLDSNETENLRMQNVVEKVEMELSGAKDQNYKLKQEISSGANLLSHREKQLSDAEQKLIITENLNSELCGNLEELKKVYEETEITKENLKVRILQLSDNNTSQHEEIQSLLEVKENLEARLNTLNEQIVARTIREENLNSELQERHKEFELYDAEASTFYFDLQVSGICEVLVEEKVHELTGVCHTLQDESASKTEVIEQMKERVNSMEREIGGLKAQLLAYAPAIASLKDDIKSLEDSTLSWEKHVGGDNRRPKDVEMESLAHGGVLKGPKNDQEYPTRDGLSDLQMLQHRIKAVEKVVVEQMNKNGILMKDIPLDQVSDQSLYRGSRRGTSSADDQMLVLWETDDIGHTDIYQKQAYKTVGDDIVHDRCEDAQNRNTHPSSESEMEKELGVDKLQISSSKSKPDLGGNHKKILERLGSDGQKLENIQITVQDLRRKLETNKKSKKAKNLDFETVEEQLQEVEETTIQLFNLNGQMTRKIEEILFYSDGKSSTELEEAVSVQKKRVAEQVRKGSEKIGRLQLEVQKIQYVLSKLDDEKKSKGINQASKTKSRTSIILRDFILHRGKRSNGRRKKGRFCGCFRPSAREANI; from the exons ATGTCGACGGCATTATTACATTCGGAGTCGAGGCGCTTGTATTCGTGGTGGTGGGACAGCCACATTAGCCCAAAGAATTCGAAATGGCTTCAGGAAAATCTTACAG ATATGGATGCCAAAGTAAAAGCAATGATCAAACTCATTGAAGAAGATGCGGATTCCTTTGCAAGAAGGGCAGAAATGTACTATAAGAAACGTCCTGAGCTCATGAAGTTGGTTGAGGAGTTTTACCGAGCATACCGTGCATTAGCTGAAAGGTATGACCATGCAACAGGGGAGCTTCGCCAAGCTCATCGAACTATGACAGAGGCATTTCCCAATCAGGTACCTTTTGAACTGGCTGATGAGTCGCCCTCAGGATCTGCTCATGTTACAGAGCCTCATACGCCTAAAATGCCACACCCGATCCGTGCACTTTTTGGTCCAGATGACTTGCATAAGGATGCAGCGGGGATTTCTTCATCTGATCTGCATTCAGTAAAGAGTGGATCTTCTTTTGGAGATTCTGATGCTGTAATTAACAAGAAGGGGTTGAAACAGCTCTATGAGATGTTTGGTTCAGGAGAAGTTCTCCCACACAATATGAAGTTTGCAGAAGGAGCAGTAGGAAAAGCAGGCCGAAATCATGATATAGAAGAGAAGGAAAAAAGTCTGCATGATGACTCGCATGTATCAGAAGAAAATCAGAGCCTGAAAATGAAGCTCATTTCCGAGTCTGATCGTGCTAGTAAAGCTGAAAATGAAGTTGAAAACCTTAAGAAGGTCCTTGTAGATATGCAGGCTGAAAAGGAAGCAGTCGTTTCTCAGTATCAGCAGAGTCTAGAGACATTATCAAGTCTGGAAGGAGAAATTACTTGTGCAGAAAATGATTCAAGGAGGctcaaagaagaagcaagcaagGCTGAATCTGAATTATTTCAGTTAAAAGAAGCCATAGTCAAATTAGAAGCAGAAAGAGATGCTGGTCTTATTGAGAACAAGAATTGTCTAGAAAAGATATCTAGTCTGGAGGTTATGGTTTCACACGCACAAGAGGAGGCAAAAGGACTTGACGAGCGAACATTCAAAGCAGAATTTGAAGCTCAATCTTTAAAAACCGAGTTACTAAAATTAGAGTCTGAAAAGGAAGTTGGTCTTCTTCAGTTCAAACAGTGTCTAGAGAAGATATCTATTTTGGAGAAAAAAGTTTTTCTTGCGGAAGAAGATGCCAGACGTCTTACGCAGCAAGCTGAAAGAGCTCAAACAGAAGTTGAGCAGCTTAAAACAACTCTGGCTGAAGTTACTGCAGAGAAGGAATCAACTTCTCTTAAATATAATCTTTGTTTGGAAAAAATATCGGCACTGGAGACGAAAATTTCCTGTGCCCAAGAGGATATCAGACGCCTCAACAATGATATTCTGTTGGGGACTACAAAACTAAGCATTGCAGAAGGAAAGTCTGATCTCTTGGAGAAGTCAAATCAAACTTTGAGGCTCGAGGCTGATAATCTAGTAAAGAAGATTGCTTCAAAAGATAGAGAACTTTCTGAGAAGCTCGGGGAGTTGGAAAAACTTCAGGTCTGTGTGCAAGATGAACGTGTGCGCTATGATCAAGTCGAAGCCAGTCTGTGTACACTGCAGAATATGTACTCTCATTCTCAAGAGGAGCAGATAAGTCTGGCTTTGGAGCTCGAAAATGGACTTCGGATCTTGAAGGAAATGGAGATGTGTAAGAATGGTTTGGAAGAAGAGGTCCGGAAGTACAAAGATGAAAATCAGAGCTTAACTGAAGTAAATTCATCTTCTACCAGTTCAATTACTGATATGCAAGTTGAAATAAGTGGCTTGACAAGGTTGAAGGAGAGACTTGAAGAAGAAGTTACATCACAATTGGGTAAAAGTAAATCCCTCCAGCAAGAAATTTGTTGTCTCAAAAAGGAAATTACTGGATTGGATACGGGTTACCAGACACTAATTAAACAATTAGAGTTAGCTGGTCTGAACCCAGAATGTGTTGGTACTTCCGTAAAGGAGTTGCAGGACGATAACTTAAAGTTAAGACAGATCTTTGAGAGTGAAATAGCTGAAAAGGAAATTCTTCTCAAAAAGTCAGCAAAAATGGAGGAACTTCTAATGAAGAATGCTTCATTGGAGAGCTTATTGTCTGCTGTAAATGGCAAGCTAGAAGGGTCAAATGAGAGGGCTAATGAATTGCAAGAGTCTTGCAATATTCTTCATGCTGAAAAATCTTCCCTTGCTACTGAGAAATCCCTTATTTTGTCTCAGTTACAAATTATCACTGAAAATATGCAAAAATTACTTGAGAGAAACACTTTTCTCGAGAACTCCCTTTCTAGTGCTAATGTTGATATTGAGGGATTGAGAACAAAATCAAAGAGCTTGGAAGATTTATGCCAATTGCTTGGTAATGAGAAAGCTAATCTCATCAGTGAAAGAAGTGCCCTGGCAGCACAGTTGGAAACTGTTGGTCAGAGACTAGATAACATGGAAAGGAAATTCACAGAATTTGAAGAAAAATATGCAGGCCTAGAGAAGGAGAAGGATTCTACACACTCTCAGTTAGAAGACTTAAGGGTTTCTTTTAGAGTAGAGAAGCAAGAGCGAGCAAGTTTATTACACTGGAGAGAATCCCATCTAGCTAGTCTGGAAAATCAGGTCCACCTCCTACAAGAAGAATGTCGGTGCAGAAATAAAGAATATCAGGAGGAACTTGATAAAGCTGTTGTTTCCCAGTTTGAGATATTCATGTTGCAGAAATTTGTGAAAGATATGGAAGAAAAAAATTGTATGCTATGGACGGAATGTCAGAAACACATTGATGCTTCCAAATATGCAGAAAAACTGATTACAGAGCTGGAGAATGAAAACCTTGAACAACAGATGGAAGGGGATCTGTTAGTAGTTGAGATTGAGAAGCTAAGATTGGGGATATATCAAATTTTCGAGGCCCTCGAAGATGGTCCAGATAATGGTACAGATGAAAAAAATAAAAACGAGCAAATATTTGTGCATCATATTTTGGAAGATGTTTCTAATATGAAGCATTCTCTCTCACAAATTAGTGATGATAAGCAACAGTTAGTAGTTGAGAATTCAGTTCTTGTAGCCTTACTCGAGCAACTGAGACTAGAAGGCGTGGAAGTTGTCTCCCAAAAGAAGAATCTGGATGAGGCCTTAAAAACGGTGACAGAGAAGTCTTTTGTGGTGCAATCTGAATGGCAAAATCTTTTTGAGATGAACAGGCAGCTGAGAACTGAGCTGAGCATGGAAAAGGATCACGTGGACTTGCTTATTACTGATGTACAGAGTTTGCGTGTAAAGCAGGCTTGTATGGAGTGTGCGTACCTTGAATTACAAGAAGAATATTCTCAAGTCCTTGAAGAAAATAGAACTTTGTTGCAAAAGTTCTCAGACCTGAAGGAGGAGAAATTtattttggaagaggaaaataaTACTGTTCTCTTGGAAATGTTGAAATCGGACTGTATAGCCACAGTTTATGAAGGCTTTAGGACCGAGGATGCAGAAGAACTGAGAGTACTTGTTGAAGACCTAAACAATCTTCATGGGGTTCACATTGAACTTGAGGAGGAGGCTAGCACATTGAGAGAGAAGTTAGACAGCAATGAAACAGAAAATCTACGAATGCAAAATGTAGTTGAGAAGGTAGAGATGGAATTGTCTGGTGCGAAAGATCAAAACTACAAATTGAAGCAAGAAATATCAAGTGGAGCAAACTTGCTAAGCCACAGGGAAAAGCAACTTTCTGATGCAGAGCAGAAGCTTATAATAACAGAAAACTTGAACTCAGAGTTGTGCGGAAATCTAGAGGAACTAAAGAAGGTATATGAGGAAACAGAAATCACAAAAGAAAATTTAAAGGTTCGTATTCTTCAACTGTCTGATAACAATACGAGCCAGCACGAGGAAATTCAATCTCTTCTTGAAGTTAAAGAAAATTTGGAAGCCAGACTTAATACGCTAAATGAACAAATAGTGGCTAGAACAATTCGAGAAGAAAACCTGAATTCGGAACTGCAAGAGAGGCACAAAGAGTTTGAGCTGTATGATGCTGAGGCTTCAACATTTTATTTTGACCTACAAGTCTCTGGTATTTGTGAAGTTCTGGTCGAAGAAAAGGTTCATGAGCTTACTGGAGTGTGCCACACTCTTCAAGATGAAAGTGCTTCTAAAACAGAAGTAATTGAACAGATGAAAGAAAGAGTTAACTCCATGGAGAGGGAAATTGGAGGACTAAAAGCCCAGCTACTTGCATATGCCCCTGCTATAGCTTCACTGAAGGATGACATAAAATCTCTCGAAGACAGTACCCTTTCTTGGGAGAAGCATGTTGGAGGCGACAATCGAAGACCAAAG GATGTCGAGATGGAGTCTCTTGCTCATGGAGGAGTTTTGAAAGGACCGAAAAATGATCAAGAGTATCCTACGCGAGATGGACTCTCAGATTTGCAGATGTTGCAGCATAGGATTAAAGCGGTAGAGAAAGTAGTTGTTGAACAAATGAACAAGAATGGGATTCTCATGAAAGATATTCCACTTGATCAAGTCTCAGACCAGTCACTATATAGAGGTAGTAGAAGAGGAACTAGTAGTGCAGATGATCAGATGCTAGTGCTATGGGAAACAGATGACATTGGTCACACTGACATTTATCAAAAGCAGGCCTATAAAACAGTTGGAGATGATATTGTCCATGATCGATGTGAAGATGCACAAAACAGGAATACACATCCGTCTTCAGAATCAGAAATGGAAAAGGAGCTGGGAGTCGACAAGTTACAGATCTCTAGTAGTAAATCCAAACCTGATTTAGGAGGGAACCACAAGAAAATATTAGAGAGATTAGGTTCTGATGGGCAAAAACTGGAAAATATTCAGATAACGGTGCAGGATCTCAGAAGAAAATTAGaaacaaacaagaaaagcaaAAAGGCTAAGAATCTTGATTTCGAAACAGTGGAGGAACAGTTGCAAGAAGTCGAGGAGACCACAATACAGCTCTTTAATTTAAATGGTCAAATGACCAGGAAGATAGAGGAGATTTTATTTTATTCAGATGGGAAGAGTTCTACCGAGCTAGAGGAGGCCGTTAGTGTCCAGAAGAAGAGAGTTGCAGAACAGGTACGAAAAGGGTCCGAGAAGATTGGAAGGTTGCAGTTAGAGGTTCAAAAGATCCAATATGTCTTGTCGAAACTAGATGATGAGAAGAAAAGCAAAGGAATAAACCAAGCTTCAAAGACCAAGAGCAGAACATCGATAATTCTGAGAGACTTCATTCTTCACCGCGGAAAAAGAAGCAACGGAAGGCGAAAGAAAGGTCGATTCTGTGGCTGTTTTAGACCTTCTGCTAGAGAAGCTAACATCTAA
- the LOC141723834 gene encoding leucine-rich repeat extensin-like protein 4, producing the protein MNIIQSLNSSLIIFFLITLSHQATLPPSNPPQLNPRLQNAFLALQALKHAITSDPKGFTSDWYGSYVCNYTGVYCAPAPDNPSHQTVAGVDLNHADISGYLPEPLGLLKDLTLFHINSNRFSGTLPQSFSNLRLLYELDISNNIFSGEFPQVVFALPSLKFLDIRFNQFRGDIPSNVFDLKLDALFINNNNFQSKIPENIGNSPVSVFVLANNNLKGCFPASITKMANLNELILSNSGLSSCLPYDIGALTRLTVFDVSFNTLTGPLPESIGRMKNLEQLNVAHNQFSGKVPASICYLPRLENFTFLDNYFYGEAPMCLKLPEKDDRKNCLPGRPSQRSVQECKAFYSKHVDCASSGCSARTHPPAIH; encoded by the coding sequence ATGAACATAATCCAATCTCTAAACTCGTCTCTAATCATCTTCTTCTTAATCACACTTTCTCATCAAGCAACTTTACCACCTTCAAATCCACCACAACTAAACCCTAGACTCCAAAATGCTTTTCTTGCACTCCAAGCTTTAAAACATGCAATCACCTCTGACCCTAAAGGCTTCACATCAGATTGGTATGGATCATATGTTTGCAACTACACCGGAGTTTACTGTGCACCTGCACCCGACAACCCGAGTCACCAAACAGTTGCCGGAGTTGATCTAAATCATGCAGATATCTCCGGTTACTTACCGGAGCCTCTAGGTCTTCTCAAAGACCTAACACTTTTTCATATTAATTCTAACCGGTTCTCCGGAACCCTACCACAAAGTTTTAGTAATCTCCGGCTTCTTTATGAGCTCGATATTAGTAATAATATTTTCTCCGGGGAGTTTCCTCAAGTTGTGTTTGCGCTACCTTCACTAAAATTTCTCGACATTCGATTTAATCAATTTCGAGGTGACATTCCATCAAATGTTTTTGACCTAAAACTTGATGCATTGTTCATTAACAACAACAATTTTCAATCGAAAATACCCGAAAATATCGGTAATTCTCCGGTTTCGGTTTTTGTTTTAGCTAACAATAACCTAAAAGGTTGTTTTCCGGCTAGTATAACAAAAATGGCAAACCTAAACGAGCTTATTCTCTCAAACTCCGGATTATCATCATGCTTACCTTACGATATCGGCGCGTTGACCAGGTTGACCGTGTTTGACGTCAGCTTCAACACGCTTACCGGACCTTTGCCGGAATCCATAGGAAGAATGAAGAACTTGGAGCAGCTTAATGTAGCACATAATCAATTTTCCGGCAAGGTTCCGGCGAGTATATGTTACTTACCAAGATTGGAaaattttacatttttggataaTTATTTCTATGGTGAAGCTCCAATGTGTTTGAAGTTGCCGGAAAAAGATGACCGGAAAAATTGTTTGCCGGGAAGGCCATCGCAGCGGTCAGTGCAAGAGTGTAAGGCGTTTTATTCGAAACATGTCGATTGTGCTTCCTCTGGTTGTTCAGCTCGAACTCATCCACCGGCGATACATTGA
- the LOC141676551 gene encoding protein IQ-DOMAIN 19: MGKKSKWITKFLTGKKDKEKSSENKHISTNYENPATPISVLPTTPKEKRRWSFRRSSASQTPQKDLSSVETAAAVAPVQSSLEPDNEQKKHAMALAMATTAAADAAVAAAQAAAAMMRLAAATPGRATPVEEAAATKIQSVFRSYLARKALCALKGLVKLQALVRGHLIRKQATATLRCMQALVTVQARARAQRIRMVDDANTYNQRPSNHRKSTQQDERSRHSHYDLMEDNIKIVEMDLGDARASLKSRGSYSNYTQTDHRFSPNHQFLKQDSQQVSPAPSAINDMSPRTYSGHFEDHSFGTTQSSPQYYSANSKTDPSKIPFSYPREYAESMSYEYPFFPNYMANTQSSKAKVRSHSAPKQRPADTYERQQSRRRPSIEGRNVPRAVKMQRSSSHVSSTAQNYQYPWSIKLDKSAVSLKDSECGSNSTMLTNAHYCRSLVGFDVQGHRY, translated from the exons ATGGGGAAGAAAAGCAAGTGGATAACAAAGTTCTTGACAGGGAAAAAAGACAAGGAAAAGAGTTCTGAAAACAAACACATTTCGACTAACTATGAAAATCCTGCAACTCCTATCTCAGTTCTACCGACAACTCCTAAAGAAAAAAGACGGTGGAGTTTTCGGAGATCATCTGCCAGTCAAACACCTCAGAAGGACTTAAGCTCGGTGGAAACAGCTGCTGCAGTGGCGCCAGTTCAGTCGAGTTTGGAGCCAGATAATGAGCAGAAGAAACATGCAATGGCTTTGGCTATGGCTACTACTGCAGCTGCTGATGCTGCTGTGGCAGCTGCACAGGCAGCTGCTGCCATGATGCGTCTCGCTGCTGCTACCCCGGGCAGAGCCACCCCTGTTGAAGAGGCTGCTGCCACTAAGATTCAGTCTGTTTTCCGCTCCTATTTG GCAAGAAAAGCATTGTGTGCCTTGAAAGGACTAGTGAAATTGCAGGCATTGGTTAGGGGACATCTGATAAGAAAACAGGCCACCGCCACACTAAGGTGCATGCAGGCCTTGGTGACAGTTCAGGCTAGGGCTCGTGCCCAGAGGATCCGTATGGTTGATGATGCAAATACGTATAATCAAAGGCCTTCGAATCACAGAAAATCAACACAGCAAGATGAAAGATCTAGACATTCTCATTAT GATCTGATGGAAGATAACATAAAGATTGTTGAGATGGATCTTGGTGATGCAAGAGCAAGCTTAAAAAGCAGGGGTAGCTATTCAAACTACACACAAACAGATCATAGATTCTCCCCAAACCATCAATTCTTGAAGCAAGATAGTCAACAAGTTTCACCAGCACCATCAGCAATCAACGACATGAGCCCGAGAACATATAGTGGTCATTTTGAGGACCATTCTTTCGGAACCACACAAAGCAGTCCTCAGTACTACTCAGCCAATTCCAAAACTGATCCATCAAAAATTCCCTTCTCTTATCCTAGAGAATATGCAGAGTCCATGTCTTACGAGTACCCGTTCTTCCCAAACTACATGGCCAATACACAATCTTCAAAGGCCAAGGTCAGGTCACACAGTGCGCCAAAGCAACGTCCTGCAGACACTTATGAAAGACAACAAAGTAGACGAAGACCATCGATTGAAGGAAGAAATGTACCAAGGGCTGTGAAAATGCAGAGATCATCTTCTCATGTTAGCTCCACAGCTCAGAATTATCAGTACCCCTGGTCTATTAAGCTTGACAAATCAGCTGTTTCGCTTAAAGATAGCGAATGTGGATCAAATAGCACAATGCTAACCAATGCACATTACTGCAGATCATTAGTTGGGTTTGAT GTTCAAGGGCATAGATACTAA